In Anopheles bellator chromosome 2, idAnoBellAS_SP24_06.2, whole genome shotgun sequence, the genomic stretch CACTTGATGACCGAAACTTTGGGAACTGAATACGTACTTCATCCACAAGtaagcaaaaaggaaaacaattcgCATTGAATAATCAAATCACTTATACTTTGTGTATACCCAAAATCGTGAACTTACCTATCGTACGTGTGACTTAGGGCGGCTGCAGCAATCACAGAGTATCTAAAGTTCGTGATACCGACATCCAGCACGCAAAGATCGAGAAGCTGTGCCGTGTGCGCGAATTGCATGCCGGAAAATTGTGGATACGCGAAGGCATCATCAGTCTCGGTTGTAGTGCTTGTTACGATACATTCGCTAGGTGTGGACGCTCTTTCCTCCGGCCGCGGACGCTGCTGGGGCGATGGTGACGATAGTTGGCCTTTGGCGGCAGTTCCCACGCGAAGATAGTTCAGCTGACTTTCCCGTTCTCGGGTGCCTACATGAACTTGCATATACAGTCCCAGCCACCCGACAACCGTGATCGGGCTGATGTTCCACTGCAGTTCGCTTAGCAGTACTAGCTCTTCGTTTAAAATATCTTCCTCTGTGCATGCACCGTCCGTGACGTAGGCAAACTCGGCGAGCTTTGGGGGATAGATCTCTTCCACCTGTGAAAAAAGCAAAGGGCCAAACAATTAAACTATCCAAAGCGGCCGCCGCACGCAGATGATCCGTAGGAAAACTGACGGAACTTACTTTGGCAGCAACGAACAATGCCGTGATGCCCAGCAACTGAAGGTGGGTCTTCTTTTGCTCGGTTTTGCGGCTCAGATACCGGTCGATAAAGTCCACCGCTAGGTAGTAGGTCTCACGATGCATTTTGTACACTTCACACACCTCACTTAGCCAGTCCAACAGGATCGACCGCATTCGGGGCACCATACCtacgcagagagagagagagagagtggcagTGAGAAAGAGCAGATTGTGACATAGGTGTAAATGATTTATAGAACAGTTCCTTTCTGACTGGCCTTCTTCACTCTCAACTCTCGTCGGATCATCGGACGCATTGAAGCAGGTACTTTCCCAGGCACACCCATTCAAAAGGACCTACATCTCGCTCAGCGCCTCCTCGCCCAAAAACGCTGTTTTCGGGATTTCGGGAACAGGTAGCGATCGTTCGGCTGAGCTTACCTTGGCCATGAGAGATTTGGAACTtctttgttgtattttttcccaGCACCCCCGAGCGTACTCACTTGGATGTTTGTCGAACATGTTCGGTGCCCGATCGAGCCACGCCAAATCGTCCTTTCGGCACATCAGCTCCCACATTGCGGTTGAATCAGCCCACGACAGGGAGGGCATCGGGCAGGAGCGCAACTTGTAGGATGGTGTTAGATAGCAGGAGGCCCCGACTAGTGTCGCTTTTCCACCCGTTCCGCCTTCGGAGTGGTTCGGTTTAAGGTTTTCGTCCGGAGACACGTTCCGGGCTTCCTTCGGGAGCCATTCCGGGGCGTCAACACCGCCAACCAGGGTGGCATCGCACGGTGGACTCAGAACACTGTTGTTTACCGAGGCAGGACAGAGTAGCTGATACATATCGTAGTCGGGCGTGGGGAAACACTCCGACGAGCTCTGCGTATCGGAGCCAAAGTCACTGAAGCCCccgttgctgttgccgctTGCCGCAGTGCTTGCGGAGGACGAAAGGCTCGGCATGGACGGCGCGGAGGGTGCGACCATCGGCGAACGCCGACGTCGACCGCTGATGCTGCATCGTTTCGCTGACGGTTGGCATTGATCAGCTTCCTGTGAGTGAAAAGAATATAGCAGGCAAAAGTTCTATTAATGGTGAGAAAATGTCACTCCATTCAAGATGATGACTCCTTCCAGGTAAATACTGCAGTAAAAACAGAATAGTGGCTCGAGAAAGGGCACCCCAATCACCAATCAATGCATCGGATCTTTGATGCCCTTGCTCGTCTCTTGCTCTTTAAAAAATGCCTCCCTTAATCATGCTGAACTCAATTCGTCCCGAAGGCGTCTAACATAGGGAACGACGCGCTGCGCTGCTAATGGCTGTAACGGCATTTGGACCGTTTTCCATCTGCTGTTTTACGGCGTTGGCTACAAACTCTTAAACGGCGACGGATTGCGAAGCACAAAAGAAAAGGACCTCGTCTGCACTGCTGTGTGCCCGGTTCGGATCGGCCCTCCGCCATCGCTGCATACATCATTAATATTTAAAGGGACTTTAATTCGAGTCCTTGGCAGATGTTCAGCAGGAATCGATGCCTTCGAAGGAAGATGGCCTTCGTGCGTTCATGCTCGGCTTGTAGAGAGAAACGGGGGAAAAGTACGTTAACGGTGGCAGCAATCGAGCATCGGAGGTGAATAAGGAAGCAATTGAGCAAGTTTCAGTGTGCAACCATTTTTCGGAGAAATGCAACCAGTATTCTAGTTCTGGAAAAGTGTCCCTTCGCCACTGGGATGAGAGTGTGTGTTCCTCATAATTTATGTAACCCTCCAAGTAATTAGCATATACAGCAGCCATaggccgcaccgcaccacatGTTGTGTATCCTTCTTCTGATTTGAGCATTCCGATAGTTCGCAGCGCCCCTAATACGTGCTATGCACGCGATCCGTTGCTCTAGCTGGTCAATATTGGCGCGGGCTCGTAAAGCGTCGTAGGCTTTTTGGCGGGAACGGCTACGCTTCACAAGCCCATAGGCACCGCAGGCAGCAGGAAACGATGGAAAGTTCCTCCGTTTACCCTCTCGCAGCCTTATCCTGCAGCAGGCACAGACCCTCGcccgttttatgcttcgctATGCTgcgacgcgcgcgcgcgcgcgcgaagggACAACCGTTTGCGTTTTTCCATTCCCTTCCTGGGCGCAGCAGGAATAACACACACAGGCCTAGGTGGTGCCGGTTCTGCTCAACTGCGCGCCCGTATATTCCAGCACTACACCCCTCTCTCCGCCTGCGAACCCAAGTTTCCGGTGATCCCTTCTGGCTGtgcgtttttcgtttcacttcgtttcatcttttcgctttcgtgtCTTATTCTTATTCTTCACTCGTCTCCTGCGGAGGCTCGCCCCGAGCCTCGAGTCCCTCGATGGACGCGGTATGACTCTTTACGGACTCTAGATTCTATGTATCGCTTGGGCCCGGGACTCACTCGATCCCTTACAGCTCGACGTAACTTTGGTCATCCTTACCAACACATGGAACGAACCCGAAGAACTTTCGAAAAGGCAACCCCAGATAAAGTATCCATTTCTtcgcgatgcgatgcgatgctttCCCAGATTTGGGCCTCTTGAAAATGTGAGCCTTTTAATGTTGACATTCCATCCTCGTAAACTTCTGCGAAGCATTTTCGCTCGCCAGAGAACGAACAGACTTGTTTGCTTCAATCTGAAGCGTTGGGAATAGGAGTGCgttgttaatttttataaCACATTTTATGTGATCGTCACACACGATCGGACAAACCAACCCGGACCGGATACTAAAATCTCAAGCGAAAGCCTAGCCAAGCGAACATATTTGGCGCAATTTTGTGGCATCGCAATGCCGGGGCGATGGCCACATCATCTTCGAGCCCGATAAGAAGCGCGCCCAACGCAACACTTGGACCGGAGACACATTGGCGGTAAAGTTGGAAGGCAAACATCGTTGAGAAACCAAACCCATCTTGCTGTGCTGCTTCGCGAAGATGGCCAAAGGCGGAGGCCGGGATAGACGGAGGCCTTTTCCTCACCAGCGGGGCCGAATGGTGATCATTGCTCTATGCCCTCTACGGGCGCGCTTCTTCCCTCCTAGCCGGAGGTGTGCTAGCTCTCGCCAACTTTTGCTCTTTCGATCATGTATATttaattcttttctttccgttaTCAACTTGCGTTCATCTTTCTTTCGACCACGAAATTGCTGCGGGAATAATATGAAACGTAATGTAGCtaagaagcaaacgaaaaaagaaaaggcgaATGACGATCGTACGCATGCCGCCAAATTCCTCCAGTCTCAAGAGCGTGCCatcgccgcacacacacggctGGGCGGGAAGTAGAACTTCGGGacaaaaaaacaggaatgGGAGTTTAACATACAACACCGTGGGGCAAGCAGATCAGAACACCAGCCGGACAACGCACGCGCCTCTCAAGGCGAATAGAAcgtgacgaaaaaaaacacacgacaAACCTCCAGAGAACCGAGACCGAAATTCATCGACCCCTTTAcataataaattaatgaagGAATGAGGATAATGACATTAGCGCGCGCCGGGCGCGGGCCACTTGCGTGAAACCGAACTAAGCGTAACTtcccaccggcgacggcgctgCCCAGTGCCGCGTAATTCCTGTGCACCTTTTACCTTCACTGTTATCCGGAAGTAGTGGCcaccctggccctggccctggcctcCTTCCCAACAGCACATGCTGTGGACCGGCGGCGACAGGGTGCAACCCACTCGAACGTGACTATTTTGCGTTACGAATTGCCACCGCTGCACGTCAGTGTCTCGCGAGCATAATGACCAGCAGAGGACAGTGTAATCCCCTACGCTTATTAAAGAAACGCTCCTGCCCGTGGTGGGTCTTACAAAGATCCTCAtccaaaaatattgattacgACATGCAGACAAGAGAGGCAAGCTCTATGATCTTGCCGGCGATGTGCTATACTTTCCCCTTTGCGAGCGATCTGTCAAAGAGTAGTTGGCGCCAAAAGCTGGTGCTACACGCGCACTCGTGGCACTCGTGGCGCTCGGGGTTCATGTAAACACACAGAGCGCACTATCGCTATCTGCCTCTTTTCCACGACCGGTTCTGGCGCACTCTGTTTCTGTCTGTTTCGCGCGCATACAGCAGCTGATTTTCCCGCGTTCAGCACGGGGGCTTTGAGTGGCCGAAAGATGACAATTGCTACAAACATAAAGCGTTTCTCTCCGTAGAGTAGAGatttaaacaaaaacgaacaaaaagaaTAGAAAAGTTGTACGCCGGAGCCTCGAACCAAGGTTATGTGCGTTATGCTTAGAACATGCTATCCTGAAAGCAAATACAGACAAATACAATATACAAAGCTGGATACGGGGAAAAACGAGATTCCTCTCATAAGTTGATGGCAAACATTAACACGCATACCTCCACTCGGCCGGCTCTGGCCAGCGCAACAAACAGGATCAGGGATTGTTGTTGGGTAGTTGtggaaatataaaaacaagTTATGCGCGCTTTAGGTAAGTGATGCTCATAGGGCTTCGAAAAGGATGGATAGATGCTGCTTCGAAGGTTCACAGTTTCTTGGCCAGCGCGGCTAGAAGGTTGTTCTCGAAACTGAAGGTACCAGCGCCATCATGAAACCGAATACGAAACTGTGTCAGAGGGCAGGAAGTCAAGTCCCAAATCAGACCACTGTTAGGCGCAGCTTCGAAAAATCACTGTACCGGATACAAATCGGTTTTAAGTGTCACTTGATGCAGATTTAATGATCGATACTTTCTAACCATGCTGGCGTGTGGTTAAATGTTAAGGAACTGTGACCATGGGTGTAGGACAATTCAATACAACGCGTGCGGGTGGAAAAAAGATACTTCCAATGGCAAAGGATAGCCAAATAGGGGGGCGCCCCTTATGGAGTAATAATCCACGATTGGTGATCAATAATCATGAGCAATGTGCATATGTtaaccaaaaacaaatactGCTGTGGGCTCCCCTCTGCCGTGCAAAAACGATTTACCTAACCCTTTGAGGAACTGATACACCCCCGCGGTTCAAAAACACACTACAGGTGTTAggtgccgagccgagggttGCAAAGCAATACGCGCAGCTGATGGGCACAGCAATCAGTAGGCAATACCCGTCGTTCCCTTATCAAGAGTTTACCGATTTATGTTTACATTTCCTAGGTTGATTAGCATGTGCAGGGTGCAATAAAGTATATTGGAGATATCATATTTTTGCAGTTGGTTAATAGATTATTTATTAGTGTTGTGACGAGCgccaacttaaagttttgcacttaTGTTccgaactgacgtctttcgcatagaGTCCGATTATTCGGTGCAGCGTGATCTACGGACGACACCCTTGGTTAATAATGCGTTTAGGGGTGTAAAGTGACACATGTAACATGTATAATTGAAAAGAACACCTccaaaaatatcgaaaaaaaaaatagattaTCCATAATCCACCCTTTTTGTGAATCACATTcttattatatttttgtttcatattcaTATACATTCATATTATATATATTCAAAGcatattttttgttgattaattaattacaaatCAGAAGCAATGTACTACACGTCCTTCATGTTATTGCATTAAGATTTTAAGTacttttggcatttttttcaAGTAATATAAAACCCGTTGAATAACACTAAATACATTTGGAAAAAAACTGTCTTTTGTCATAGTCTTTAGAATATAAAATTGATCACCGTTACCCAAACAAGATAATACttatgaaacaaaagcaacacTTACCGCGACATCATCCGACGTGTGTTTACGTTTGCGATTTTTGCTCTGCCGAAAAACATTCACTGTTGCCACTTTGTACGATGTGCCagaactaaaaataaaaaatgtatacCAAATTAGactgattgaaataaaatggcattgcaaaaatatattcaaaaaTCTTTCATCCAATTGGTCCTGTAATGAACAAACAGTGCTTCACCTAGTGTGGCGCTGTTGTTTGGGGCAGAATCTTCGTTTAagaagcaccaggcgcctccatttctGGGGCCCACTCCAGACGATCTTGCGCCCCCCCACGCGTGGCATGAGCCGCTAAGGCGCCAAAACCAAACCGCTGACCCAGACCTTTCAGGGCGCACGGAACACCGATTCCGCGTAGGCGGGAAAACGCTCGTCGACGATCGCAGAACgacatgtgtgtgcgtgttccaTGAAAGCTGAGCGATTTTTCTGGCCGCTCTCCGCACAGACATTTGACGTCCGCTGTTTGACATCGCCATCGGATTGCCGCCATAAGCAGAGCTTGACGTGTGAATAGGCGCGCGTGCGCGATCGCCTCATCGTTCGTTCGCGCCTTTTGCACTTTCTTTTATCgcgttccattttccattacCTCATCGGCAGGCCATGGCGCGCGCGACTTAACCACATTTTCGGGCAGATAgcttcgctctcgctcgcagTTCTGAGGAGGcgcccggagagagagagagagagagagagagagagagcaatcgttctctctcggtcgctccGCGATAGCTTTTTCCCGCCATACCACGTAACCTCTTGGCGATACCGCGAATTTCCTCTTGGCGAAGTGTTCTTCCTttccgcacggcacggcactgaGTAGGCCagtgccatcgtcgtcatttaAATGCCCACCAGGCGCGCACGCGGAAGAATACGCgacggaaagagagagagagagggcgggACCGAGCTCGATACTGAGCGCGAGATGTTGATGGCGTGCGCGGGACCGAGTCCCGAGTGACGCGTGGTTTAAATGCCCGCGAATGACCGCGCTACACCCCGCGAGCCGTCTGTGCCTTTAAATGGCCCAACACCATCACGATGCGATAtagcgagcgcgcgcgcgagagagagcaacagagcCAGGGAAGCACGTGAGCGCGAAAGAGCATTGGCAGTACCCCGGCGCACAACCACGCGGGTGGTTCTTAAAGCTCGGGACATGAATCCGACACGGCACACGTCACGAGTGGGTGCGCAGGGGAGGACAAAGTTGAATGATAGGCGCACGATTATTAGAAGAAGCAAACAGGAAGATACCCGCAACAATGTAATCACCGCAACTTGAGTTGGCAACGGCTGACGGCCCTGAAAAGCAAGCTCCGAAAGGAAACCATCCTTCCGGAACGGAATTCCCAGGCACCGACGGACGCCCTTCGGCAATCGGTAAAgcttttgcaaaagaaatttgCACTTCCAATTCCGAGTGTCGCAATTCCGTCCCTATGGCACACTTACCCATATTTATCATCCATCTTAGGAGGCGTCCGCTCTGGCTTGCCTGAAGTGGTGCAGTATTCCCCAAGGCTTCTGCACTGCGCACTGGTTGGCTGGTTAGATTAGGGTCGTAAGCCGGGTCTCCTCAATCACCACCAGTGCTCTACGGCCAACGGGAACAACACTTTCGCGGTCCGCACTTACGCATAATTTTTCGCTCACTGTCCACGCCCCTCGATAGCACACATCGTCCTATCGGGATGGGGGGCCTGTATCGGTGCTGCTACAGTCCGaatccgtgtccgtgtgtccTCGGCGGCCAAGAGGACCTGTCTCCGGTCGGTCCCAAATCGCTGCCCAACACGCTGCTCTCAGAACGGAACTTTGGCCTGTACCGCCAAAGCGGTCGAAAGAACGGCCGGACAGGAAAACGATTGGGCGAGCGGATATTTTCCGTCTTCGCTCCCACGAGGCGCTCCGGTGCGGGTTGCTCGAG encodes the following:
- the LOC131207712 gene encoding G1/S-specific cyclin-E1 encodes the protein MCCWEGGQGQGQGGHYFRITVKEADQCQPSAKRCSISGRRRRSPMVAPSAPSMPSLSSSASTAASGNSNGGFSDFGSDTQSSSECFPTPDYDMYQLLCPASVNNSVLSPPCDATLVGGVDAPEWLPKEARNVSPDENLKPNHSEGGTGGKATLVGASCYLTPSYKLRSCPMPSLSWADSTAMWELMCRKDDLAWLDRAPNMFDKHPSMVPRMRSILLDWLSEVCEVYKMHRETYYLAVDFIDRYLSRKTEQKKTHLQLLGITALFVAAKVEEIYPPKLAEFAYVTDGACTEEDILNEELVLLSELQWNISPITVVGWLGLYMQVHVGTRERESQLNYLRVGTAAKGQLSSPSPQQRPRPEERASTPSECIVTSTTTETDDAFAYPQFSGMQFAHTAQLLDLCVLDVGITNFRYSVIAAAALSHTYDSKTATTVSGLSWEEIAPCAKWMEPFFQVICEQNAVSPLTFLESNEPFKYSHGLKHFCPKLVSDNSHIIQTHTTSISMLELTMIKTEELESARRMVQQEASPAPAIGITPEDGFLTPPASHRKSLEAPNGPYDNPPQQASVQQDAQLHPVPGHGVTVSQSGYILATVVEAPLHSALRNMPDRIAESTSESDVRGE